The Hymenobacter chitinivorans DSM 11115 genome window below encodes:
- a CDS encoding T9SS type A sorting domain-containing protein has translation MKTTLRLVALLLIMAGFGGPAAYAATAPTLITNPITNATIPRGNGLTVLVTSVTATLFNDADGNTNLASYRITTLPTSGQLYAYNVSSGESVAITSTTQTFVPFEYPSLAYDPAATAAAATYSFQYQATDEENLTSPIGTYNIPVSTATGVNQLPLTREVTNVVIAKGFAATTLEPGLFGVDPDGSVQSYIITSIPSTTTVGVLRIGTAGAQIAAGNTITAAQAAQLTFDPVATYFGTAIIQYQAVDNTGASDASAANYAIPVSNAGSPMGSALLFYSRPNLEDWTSTSRSITVNGTTVSVSGYTGSDPETNLIIEDNPTMPGRALTWTADYVNNSPQASRTASVSFAFSKPVSGFTMSLGDIDLSGTAWTDQVTVIGKRANGTTVVLAATDIDLGTVVTYTGNNVLTGNASSSTADDNTVITFPEPIVSLTLTYANLTTIANPAQQLMTIESFAWYTPDVVTTLTGPARANPNTTVAYVATIANNGPYAAATVTPTVQLIAGLTNVTINGAAAGTAYNSTSGLLTLPTTTSLASGTSLTYNIGYTIGTTTVTGIARNGSTSSDEVPTNNNGSLSNAQVTTTVNQAPVVQNITAPTMPNTNPATAIPALIGTDPDGDNTITSYVLTNIPATTAGVLTYTRNGTTVTLAAANGSTLANRTLTPAEMATLQFDPAATFVGNATFNYSATDDLALTSNTATYTIPVATALGATDLFVSQQVQLGPYKIGDLVTFTVMAGNTGAAATGVQVKDALPAGLSFVSATISQGSYDNTTGVWTIVSGATTFASGASATLNITARITKNGTFTNTSIITASTADTNPFNNEASQQVNPGTAAYVQDFEGRTTTDYCEVYTGMSLNTSANALSDNNSLVSNAVLSTTPVTYATPLLRFTGSGSVSFLTRVSATTNTSAYRVALLDANNNRTILTAFTAFANTTATTITANVTQSGVYRVEVSFASAANGATNGLAYLDDVVINNVSIATQANDGSNCATNVLPVANDVTTRIANSAGATTIPSLSGSDTAPGVVDSYVFQTVLDPITQGSLTLNGVLVKIGQIITVAEAATLKFAPVAGYVGTASFQYSVYDNSGEISLLPATYSISVENATTIAGRVFDDVNYGGGAGRSYIDANTSAKASGFADNSIQRGNAIVELYDKATDKIIATTTTSGTEGSYSFANVLGGNYVVRVVNASVTSVRNATASGVLAVQTYVNGDVNRVGGEDPLKTDAGPNTGTQLLADLTTTTQTPQSITTVVISTETLTPATNVDFGFNFDVISNTNSAGQGSLAQFILNSNALPNSNFTGNTGATLAQESKVTASPLTAGRETSIFMISNGTTVGNGFRSGINGGFVGNTATISLTSALPDITASNTTLDGFRQSLATGNNVAAVTTGANVTTGAEVIVNFNSLKGLLVTGGNTTISSLEFDNAKGTSTATTGTIADGAAITLSGAGVTGSVVRDVTAKSNATAGVFLTSGATGVTVANNVLRDALATVAATGITATDGDGIRLNGAVTNTITANVIYNNAGFGLELTGATSSTNTVSSNTIDANGGGGTSNNAGISIQAGNNNLFRQNIISNSVAGDGIVALNGTSGNRFSQNSMFINGDLGIDLTNGTTATGDGTTLNANGKTSASGANGLLNFPVITQVAQDGTNLRITGYAPANALVEFFVADVTTAGFGEGRTFLGARTEGLSTEDVDTKYSDYSGTINGVNSGSETLANRFAFSIPFSSLTAAQISALTSANARVTATATALATVNGLVVGNTSEYSGNAAVLGGVLPVELTKFTAQAVQNDGQLSWATASEKNNDYFAVERSFDGATFTQVGKVAGSGTSSQARSYTFTDSGVGSKHSGSVYYRLQQVDTNGATSYSAVRVVSFTTTANATVSLYPNPASAAATLDLTALPAGSYAVTVIDLAGRILSTRSYEAGAQYQLDLQALPQGLYQVSVRGQNLSISKPLSKK, from the coding sequence ATGAAAACAACCTTACGATTAGTAGCCTTGCTGCTGATCATGGCAGGTTTCGGTGGTCCGGCGGCGTATGCCGCCACGGCTCCAACCCTGATTACGAACCCCATCACCAACGCTACCATCCCGCGTGGTAACGGCCTGACGGTGCTCGTAACGTCCGTGACAGCCACCCTTTTCAACGATGCCGACGGCAATACCAACCTGGCATCTTACCGCATTACGACCCTGCCCACCAGCGGGCAGCTCTACGCCTACAACGTGTCGAGCGGGGAAAGCGTGGCCATTACGTCTACGACTCAGACGTTTGTGCCTTTTGAGTATCCCAGCCTGGCCTACGACCCGGCCGCCACGGCCGCGGCCGCCACGTACTCGTTTCAGTACCAGGCTACGGACGAAGAGAACCTGACTTCGCCCATTGGCACCTACAACATTCCCGTTTCGACGGCTACCGGCGTGAACCAGCTGCCCCTGACCCGGGAAGTAACCAACGTGGTAATAGCCAAAGGCTTTGCCGCCACTACGCTGGAGCCCGGCCTGTTTGGCGTCGACCCCGACGGCAGCGTGCAGAGCTACATCATTACCAGCATCCCCAGCACGACTACGGTAGGCGTTTTGCGCATCGGTACCGCCGGCGCCCAGATTGCGGCCGGCAACACCATCACGGCTGCTCAGGCCGCTCAGCTGACCTTCGACCCGGTGGCTACCTATTTCGGCACGGCCATCATCCAGTACCAGGCCGTTGACAACACCGGCGCCTCCGACGCGTCGGCGGCCAACTACGCCATTCCGGTTTCCAACGCCGGCAGCCCGATGGGTTCAGCCCTGCTGTTCTACTCGCGCCCCAACCTGGAAGACTGGACCAGCACTTCCCGCAGCATTACGGTAAACGGTACCACGGTTTCGGTGAGCGGCTACACCGGCAGCGACCCGGAAACCAACCTGATTATCGAAGACAACCCGACTATGCCCGGCCGCGCCCTGACCTGGACGGCCGACTACGTCAACAACTCTCCCCAGGCTTCGCGCACGGCTTCCGTGTCGTTTGCCTTCAGCAAGCCGGTGAGCGGCTTCACCATGAGCCTGGGCGACATCGACTTGTCGGGCACGGCCTGGACCGACCAGGTAACGGTTATCGGCAAACGCGCTAACGGCACCACGGTAGTACTGGCCGCGACTGATATTGACCTGGGCACGGTGGTAACCTACACCGGCAACAACGTGCTGACCGGCAACGCCAGCTCCTCGACGGCCGACGACAACACGGTTATCACCTTCCCCGAGCCGATTGTCAGCCTGACTCTGACCTACGCCAACCTCACGACCATTGCCAACCCGGCCCAGCAGCTGATGACCATCGAGTCGTTTGCCTGGTACACCCCCGACGTGGTAACGACCCTGACCGGTCCGGCCCGCGCCAACCCCAACACGACCGTAGCCTACGTGGCCACAATAGCCAACAACGGCCCCTACGCCGCGGCCACCGTGACGCCTACCGTGCAGCTGATTGCCGGCCTGACGAACGTGACTATTAACGGCGCCGCCGCCGGCACGGCCTACAACTCGACCTCCGGCCTGCTGACCCTGCCCACGACGACCTCCTTGGCCAGCGGCACCAGCCTGACGTATAACATCGGCTACACCATCGGCACCACGACCGTGACTGGTATTGCCCGCAACGGCTCGACCTCTTCGGATGAGGTGCCGACCAACAACAACGGCTCGTTGAGCAATGCCCAGGTAACGACGACGGTAAACCAAGCGCCCGTTGTGCAGAACATTACGGCGCCCACTATGCCGAACACCAACCCTGCCACGGCCATTCCGGCCCTGATTGGCACGGACCCCGACGGCGACAACACCATTACCAGCTACGTGCTGACCAACATTCCGGCCACGACGGCCGGGGTGCTGACCTACACCCGCAACGGGACTACCGTAACCCTGGCCGCCGCTAACGGCTCGACCCTGGCCAACCGCACCCTGACGCCCGCCGAAATGGCGACCCTGCAGTTTGACCCGGCCGCTACATTTGTTGGCAACGCCACGTTCAACTACTCCGCTACCGACGACCTGGCCTTGACTTCGAACACGGCTACCTATACCATTCCGGTGGCTACGGCCCTGGGCGCCACCGATTTGTTTGTTAGCCAGCAGGTGCAGCTTGGCCCTTACAAAATCGGGGACTTGGTGACCTTCACCGTTATGGCCGGCAACACCGGCGCAGCCGCCACGGGCGTACAAGTGAAAGATGCCCTGCCCGCCGGCCTGAGCTTCGTAAGCGCCACTATTTCCCAGGGTAGCTACGACAATACCACCGGCGTCTGGACCATCGTATCGGGTGCTACTACCTTTGCCAGCGGCGCCTCGGCCACGCTCAATATCACGGCCCGGATTACCAAAAACGGTACGTTTACCAACACGTCGATTATCACGGCCTCGACGGCCGACACCAACCCATTCAACAACGAAGCCAGCCAGCAGGTGAACCCCGGCACGGCAGCTTACGTCCAGGACTTCGAAGGCCGCACGACGACCGACTACTGCGAGGTATACACGGGTATGTCGCTCAACACCTCGGCTAACGCGTTGTCGGACAACAACTCCCTGGTCAGCAACGCCGTGCTCAGCACTACGCCCGTCACTTACGCCACGCCCCTGCTGCGCTTCACGGGTTCGGGTTCGGTTTCGTTCCTGACCCGCGTATCGGCCACGACCAACACCTCGGCCTACCGCGTAGCCCTGCTCGACGCTAACAACAACCGCACGATTCTGACCGCCTTTACGGCTTTTGCTAACACGACGGCCACCACCATCACGGCCAACGTTACGCAGTCGGGCGTGTACCGGGTAGAAGTGTCCTTCGCCTCCGCCGCCAACGGCGCCACCAACGGCCTGGCTTACCTCGACGACGTGGTTATCAACAACGTGAGCATCGCCACCCAGGCCAACGACGGCTCGAACTGCGCTACCAACGTGCTGCCCGTAGCCAACGATGTAACGACCCGCATTGCCAACTCGGCCGGTGCTACCACCATTCCTTCGCTGTCGGGCTCCGATACGGCTCCCGGCGTGGTCGACTCCTACGTGTTCCAGACCGTCCTCGACCCGATAACCCAGGGCTCCTTGACTCTGAACGGGGTGCTGGTCAAAATCGGCCAGATCATCACCGTGGCCGAAGCGGCTACCCTGAAGTTTGCACCCGTAGCCGGCTACGTTGGCACGGCCAGCTTCCAGTATAGCGTGTACGACAACAGCGGGGAAATAAGCCTGCTGCCTGCTACCTACTCCATTTCCGTCGAGAATGCCACCACCATTGCTGGCCGCGTATTCGACGATGTTAACTACGGCGGGGGCGCTGGCCGCTCGTATATCGATGCCAACACCTCGGCCAAAGCGTCGGGCTTCGCCGACAACAGCATCCAGCGTGGCAACGCCATTGTGGAGCTCTACGACAAAGCCACCGATAAAATCATTGCCACCACGACTACCAGCGGCACCGAAGGCAGCTACAGCTTTGCCAACGTACTGGGCGGCAACTACGTGGTGCGCGTGGTTAACGCCTCGGTAACCTCGGTGCGTAACGCCACGGCCTCGGGCGTGCTGGCCGTACAAACCTACGTCAACGGCGACGTGAACCGCGTGGGTGGGGAAGATCCGCTCAAGACCGACGCGGGTCCGAACACCGGCACCCAGCTGCTGGCCGACCTGACCACGACCACCCAAACGCCCCAGTCGATTACGACCGTCGTGATTTCGACCGAGACCCTGACGCCAGCCACCAACGTGGATTTTGGCTTCAACTTCGACGTCATCAGCAACACCAACTCGGCTGGTCAGGGCTCCTTGGCCCAGTTTATTCTGAACAGCAACGCTCTGCCCAACAGCAACTTCACGGGCAATACCGGCGCGACGCTGGCCCAGGAAAGCAAAGTTACGGCCTCTCCGCTGACGGCCGGCCGCGAAACGAGCATCTTCATGATCAGCAACGGCACGACCGTCGGTAACGGCTTCCGCTCGGGCATCAACGGGGGCTTCGTGGGCAACACGGCCACGATTTCCCTGACCAGCGCCCTGCCCGACATCACGGCCTCGAACACGACCCTGGACGGTTTCCGTCAGTCGCTGGCAACCGGCAACAACGTGGCGGCCGTAACCACCGGGGCCAACGTAACCACCGGCGCGGAGGTGATTGTCAACTTCAACTCGCTTAAAGGCCTGCTCGTAACCGGCGGCAACACCACCATCAGCTCCCTGGAGTTCGATAACGCGAAGGGCACTAGCACGGCCACGACCGGCACCATCGCCGACGGGGCAGCCATCACCCTGAGTGGGGCCGGCGTAACGGGCTCGGTAGTGCGCGACGTGACGGCCAAGAGCAATGCCACGGCCGGCGTATTCCTGACCAGCGGCGCCACCGGCGTCACGGTAGCCAACAACGTGCTGCGCGACGCCCTGGCCACGGTAGCCGCCACGGGCATCACCGCCACCGATGGCGACGGTATCCGCCTCAACGGCGCGGTGACCAACACCATTACTGCCAACGTCATCTACAACAACGCGGGCTTCGGCCTCGAGCTGACCGGCGCCACCAGCAGCACCAACACCGTGAGCAGCAACACGATTGATGCCAACGGCGGCGGCGGCACGAGCAACAATGCCGGTATCAGCATTCAGGCGGGCAACAACAACCTGTTCCGCCAGAACATCATCAGCAACAGCGTAGCCGGCGACGGCATCGTAGCGCTGAATGGTACCTCGGGCAACCGCTTCAGCCAGAACTCCATGTTCATCAACGGCGACCTGGGCATTGACCTGACCAACGGCACCACGGCCACCGGCGACGGTACGACGCTGAACGCCAACGGCAAAACCAGCGCTTCGGGCGCCAACGGCCTGCTTAACTTCCCGGTCATCACGCAGGTCGCCCAGGATGGCACCAACTTGCGCATCACCGGCTATGCTCCCGCCAATGCCCTGGTCGAGTTCTTCGTAGCCGACGTAACAACTGCCGGCTTCGGGGAAGGCCGCACCTTCCTCGGCGCCCGCACCGAAGGCCTGAGCACTGAAGATGTGGACACGAAGTATAGCGACTACTCCGGCACCATCAACGGCGTCAATAGTGGCAGCGAAACCCTGGCCAACCGGTTTGCCTTCAGCATTCCGTTCTCCAGCCTGACGGCCGCCCAGATTTCGGCCCTGACCTCGGCCAACGCCCGGGTTACGGCTACGGCTACGGCCCTGGCTACGGTAAACGGCCTGGTCGTAGGCAATACCTCGGAGTACTCTGGTAATGCCGCGGTACTCGGCGGTGTACTACCCGTAGAGCTGACCAAGTTCACGGCTCAAGCCGTGCAAAACGACGGCCAGCTGAGCTGGGCCACGGCTTCGGAGAAAAACAACGACTACTTCGCCGTAGAGCGTTCCTTCGATGGGGCTACGTTTACGCAGGTCGGCAAAGTAGCCGGCAGCGGTACTTCCAGCCAGGCCCGCAGCTACACCTTCACCGATTCGGGTGTGGGCAGCAAGCACTCGGGCTCGGTCTACTACCGCCTGCAGCAAGTGGATACCAACGGCGCAACCAGCTACAGCGCTGTGCGGGTGGTAAGCTTCACGACTACGGCTAACGCCACGGTAAGCCTCTACCCCAACCCGGCTAGCGCCGCCGCCACGCTCGACCTGACGGCTCTGCCCGCTGGCTCCTACGCGGTAACGGTAATAGATTTGGCCGGCCGCATCCTGAGCACCCGCTCCTACGAGGCTGGGGCCCAGTACCAGCTCGACTTGCAAGCCCTGCCCCAGGGCCTGTACCAGGTGTCGGTGCGAGGACAGAACCTGAGCATCAGCAAACCGCTCAGCAAGAAATAA
- a CDS encoding 4-alpha-glucanotransferase, whose protein sequence is MILRFTLPFYTTWGQRLVVCGSEPSLGSWNLAQALNLHYSPASGLWSQEISLPDDQAGTVEYKYILLDERTGHEDWEWGDNRRVDYDGRQFSRIVREDYWRAAAQPENELHTAAFTQALMRRPARPAAKAASAARLADSVVRFQLVAPRVDSDHQLCVLGSDPALGAWDARKAVILADADYPTWTADVALEHPERTTQYKYGVWDPREKKILHLETGDDRVISPSADRKTLRVRADEGFRYPTGHWRGAGVALPVFALRSRRGLGVGEFPDLKLLIDWAASTGLKMVQILPINDTTATHTWVDSYPYAAISVFALHPQYLNLDDVAEFSEAADRLELDKLRDEFNALDFVDYEPVMKAKWKFIKTLYQQEKARFLADPEFRAFREEQKSWLVPYAAFSALRDRYRTADFSQWPAAFQTPQNLDELTSETQADFDEFGLHFFTQFHLDKQLREAVEHARQSGVVMKGDLPIGIYRHSADAWTQPELYHMDQQAGAPPDDFSTTGQNWRFPTYNWERMAQDGYRWWKQRMSHLARYFDALRIDHILGFFRIWEMPGHSVEGLLGHFSPALPLHRHEIEQRLGWFDYGRLCEPYIRWHILTDIFKEQAEAVKNEFLDEVGAGIFRLKEHVRTQRQIEALFDQKIAADPLNAEHYGWLRTSLYKLVNEVLFVPAEQADFYHPRITLPKTYSFRELDEPTRHRLHDLYNDFFYRRHEEFWRDQGLVKLPAVRYATNMLICGEDLGMVPESVPGVMKALGILGLNIQRMPSDPQVEFGHPNAAPYLSVVSPGSHDMSTVRGWWEEDPIRTQRFFENTLGHWGEAAPYYCEPWVAREITVQHLHSPAMWAVFPLQDLLAMDADLRRNNPLDEQINVPSNPTHFWKYRLHLNLEDLVQEVGFNHEVQQLVINSRRLQVY, encoded by the coding sequence ATGATTCTTCGTTTTACCCTGCCCTTTTACACTACCTGGGGCCAGCGCCTGGTCGTGTGCGGCTCCGAGCCCAGCCTGGGCTCCTGGAACCTGGCCCAGGCCCTGAACCTGCACTATAGCCCGGCCTCCGGCCTCTGGAGCCAGGAAATCAGCTTGCCCGACGACCAGGCCGGCACGGTAGAGTACAAGTACATTCTGCTGGATGAGCGCACCGGCCACGAAGACTGGGAGTGGGGCGACAACCGCCGGGTGGACTACGACGGCCGGCAGTTCAGCCGCATTGTGCGGGAAGACTACTGGCGGGCCGCCGCCCAGCCCGAAAACGAGCTGCACACCGCCGCCTTCACCCAGGCCCTGATGCGCCGCCCGGCCCGGCCCGCGGCTAAGGCAGCTTCCGCCGCCCGCCTGGCCGACTCGGTGGTGCGCTTCCAGCTGGTGGCCCCGCGCGTGGATTCCGACCACCAGCTCTGCGTGCTCGGCTCCGACCCGGCCCTGGGTGCCTGGGACGCCCGCAAGGCCGTTATCCTGGCCGACGCCGACTACCCAACCTGGACCGCCGACGTGGCTCTGGAGCACCCCGAGCGGACCACGCAGTATAAGTATGGTGTCTGGGACCCGCGGGAAAAGAAGATTCTGCACCTGGAAACCGGCGACGACCGGGTTATTTCGCCCTCCGCCGACCGTAAAACCCTGCGGGTGCGCGCCGACGAGGGGTTCCGCTACCCCACCGGCCACTGGCGCGGAGCCGGCGTGGCCCTGCCGGTGTTTGCCCTGCGCAGCCGTCGTGGCCTGGGCGTGGGCGAGTTTCCCGACCTGAAGCTGCTCATCGACTGGGCCGCCAGTACCGGGCTGAAAATGGTGCAGATCCTGCCTATCAACGACACCACGGCCACCCACACCTGGGTTGATTCGTACCCCTACGCGGCCATTTCGGTGTTTGCCCTGCACCCGCAGTATCTGAACCTGGACGACGTGGCCGAGTTCAGCGAAGCGGCTGACCGGCTGGAGCTCGATAAGCTGCGCGACGAGTTCAACGCCCTGGACTTCGTGGACTACGAGCCGGTGATGAAGGCCAAGTGGAAGTTTATCAAGACTTTATACCAGCAGGAAAAAGCCCGATTCCTGGCCGACCCCGAGTTCCGGGCTTTCCGCGAGGAGCAAAAAAGCTGGCTGGTACCCTACGCGGCCTTCTCCGCGCTACGGGACCGGTACCGCACCGCCGACTTCTCGCAGTGGCCCGCCGCGTTTCAGACCCCGCAGAACCTGGATGAGCTGACCAGTGAAACCCAGGCTGATTTCGACGAGTTCGGCCTGCACTTCTTTACCCAGTTTCACCTCGACAAGCAGCTGCGCGAGGCCGTGGAGCATGCCCGCCAGAGCGGCGTAGTGATGAAGGGCGACCTGCCCATCGGCATCTACCGCCACTCGGCCGACGCCTGGACCCAGCCCGAGCTCTACCACATGGACCAGCAGGCCGGCGCCCCGCCGGACGACTTCTCGACCACGGGCCAGAACTGGCGCTTCCCGACCTACAACTGGGAGCGGATGGCCCAGGACGGCTACCGGTGGTGGAAGCAGCGCATGAGCCACCTGGCCCGTTACTTCGACGCGCTGCGCATCGACCATATTCTGGGCTTTTTCCGCATCTGGGAAATGCCCGGCCACTCGGTAGAAGGCCTGTTGGGCCACTTCTCCCCCGCTTTGCCCCTGCACCGCCACGAAATCGAGCAGCGCCTGGGCTGGTTCGACTACGGCCGCCTCTGTGAGCCCTACATCCGCTGGCACATCCTGACCGACATCTTCAAGGAGCAGGCCGAAGCCGTTAAAAACGAGTTCCTGGACGAAGTTGGCGCAGGTATTTTCCGCTTGAAGGAGCACGTGCGTACCCAGCGCCAGATTGAGGCGCTGTTCGACCAGAAAATTGCGGCCGACCCGCTCAACGCCGAGCACTACGGATGGCTGCGCACCAGTCTGTATAAGCTCGTGAACGAGGTGCTGTTCGTGCCCGCCGAGCAGGCCGACTTCTACCACCCGCGCATTACGCTGCCCAAAACCTACTCCTTCCGGGAGCTGGATGAGCCGACCCGCCACCGCCTCCACGACCTCTACAACGACTTTTTCTACCGCCGCCACGAGGAGTTCTGGCGCGACCAGGGCCTGGTGAAGTTGCCGGCCGTGCGCTACGCCACCAACATGCTCATCTGCGGCGAAGACCTCGGGATGGTGCCCGAGTCGGTGCCGGGCGTGATGAAGGCCCTGGGTATTCTGGGCCTCAACATCCAGCGCATGCCCTCCGACCCGCAAGTGGAGTTTGGCCACCCCAACGCGGCACCCTACCTGTCGGTGGTCAGCCCCGGCTCCCACGACATGAGCACGGTGCGGGGCTGGTGGGAAGAAGACCCCATCCGGACCCAGCGCTTCTTCGAAAACACCCTGGGCCACTGGGGCGAAGCCGCGCCGTATTATTGTGAGCCCTGGGTAGCCCGCGAAATAACGGTGCAGCACCTGCATTCCCCGGCCATGTGGGCCGTGTTTCCGCTCCAGGACTTATTGGCCATGGATGCCGACCTGCGCCGCAATAATCCGCTTGACGAGCAGATCAACGTGCCCAGCAACCCGACCCATTTCTGGAAGTACCGCCTGCACCTGAACCTGGAAGATCTGGTGCAGGAAGTGGGCTTCAACCACGAGGTGCAGCAGCTCGTCATCAACAGCCGCCGCCTGCAGGTGTACTAG